The following proteins are encoded in a genomic region of Nerophis lumbriciformis linkage group LG23, RoL_Nlum_v2.1, whole genome shotgun sequence:
- the LOC140679764 gene encoding uncharacterized protein F54H12.2-like produces MAKLDLFSAPMTQMSIDDKTYTKVLPLSAITDGGPIEFFIPGEGEKYLDLNDTLLYLRVKITRADGTNIPLDANVGLINYPLNTIFSQCDIMLGDRLISQSSATHPYRAIIETLLNYSEATLKSQFSAGLFYKDTAGSIDSIVGVNGPNKGLNIRSAFTAESNEVHLLGPLHADILFSERLLLNSVDVRIKLTRASDAFCLMGAADGTFRLKVLGASLFTKKVTVSPAVRLGHASALLKGNALYPLSRVSVKTYSIPENSRVCTQENLFLGTMPKYIVLGMVNHEAFTGRKDLSPFNFQHFNAEYVTLCQAGKQIPSKAFQPQFNQGASVREFYNMFTATGRHLKDLPLCINRQDFERGYSLFVFNLNPGEDSDALSRVSNGTLRLEMRFRVPLPNTVTLVVYACYDSILEIDSKRQVLVDYY; encoded by the coding sequence ATGGCCAAGTTGGATTTATTTTCAGCTCCTATGACTCAAATGTCCATCGACGATAAAACCTACACAAAAGTCCTGCCTCTGTCCGCCATCACCGACGGGGGCCCTATTGAATTTTTCATCCCGGGAGAAGGTGAAAAGTACTTGGATCTGAACGACACATTACTTTACCTGCGGGTTAAAATCACCCGCGCCGATGGAACAAATATCCCCCTCGATGCAAACGTGGGTCTCATCAATTATCCTCTAAACACCATCTTTAGCCAATGCGATATTATGCTAGGGGATAGACTGATTTCTCAATCCAGTGCCACTCACCCCTACAGAGCAATAATTGAAACACTACTAAACTATTCTGAAGCCACCCTCAAAAGTCAATTTTCAGCCGGGTTATTTTACAAAGACACCGCCGGCTCTATAGACTCTATAGTAGGCGTGAATGGGCCCAACAAAGGGCTTAACATCAGAAGCGCTTTCACGGCCGAATCTAATGAGGTTCATCTACTGGGTCCGCTTCACGCCGACATTCTTTTCAGTGAGAGACTCCTTCTCAACTCGGTGGATGTGAGAATCAAACTCACGCGTGCCAGCGACGCCTTTTGTCTCATGGGGGCTGCGGACGGTACTTTTCGTCTGAAAGTGCTGGGCGCCTCTCTCTTCACAAAAAAGGTCACCGTTTCTCCGGCTGTACGATTGGGTCATGCCTCCGCCCTGCTCAAAGGAAACGCCCTCTACCCTTTGTCACGGGTCAGCGTGAAAACGTACTCTATCCCCGAAAATTCCAGAGTATGCACCCAAGAAAATTTGTTTTTGGGGACGATGCCTAAATACATTGTTCTGGGCATGGTGAACCACGAAGCTTTCACCGGAAGAAAAGATCTCTCCCCCTTTAATTTCCAGCATTTTAATGCAGAATACGTCACTCTCTGTCAAGCGGGAAAACAAATTCCCTCCAAAGCTTTCCAACCTCAATTTAACCAGGGGGCTTCGGTCAGAGAGTTTTACAACATGTTTACCGCTACAGGGAGGCATCTGAAGGATTTACCTCTATGCATCAACAGACAAGATTTTGAACGAGGGTATTCGTTGTTTGTGTTCAATCTCAATCCGGGGGAGGACAGCGACGCACTGTCCAGGGTTTCTAACGGAACTTTAAGACTGGAAATGAGATTCAGAGTGCCCTTACCCAACACGGTCACTCTTGTGGTTTATGCGTGCTACGACTCTATTTTGGAAATTGATTCCAAACGACAAGTGCTGGTGGATTATTATTGA